In Alkalihalobacillus sp. TS-13, the following are encoded in one genomic region:
- the madM gene encoding malonate transporter subunit MadM produces the protein MFEMLSDVFQENGLILSFALVGIVMYFSYMFSDKLTKGWLHGSAIAILVGLVLAYIGGATTGGEKGLSDIGLFTGIGLMGGGMLRDFAIVATAFGANIEEIKKAGFTGVLSLFLGVIVSFIVGVVIALTFGYTDAVSLTTIGAGTATYIVGPVTGTALGASSEVITLSIAAGLVKSILTMIGTPFIAKYIGLDNPRSAIVYGGLMGTTSGVAGGLAATDPKLVPYGAMTATFYTGLGCLLAPSILFIITRSIFG, from the coding sequence ATGTTCGAGATGCTAAGTGATGTTTTCCAAGAAAATGGACTGATATTGTCGTTTGCGTTAGTTGGAATTGTCATGTACTTCTCTTACATGTTCTCTGATAAGCTGACAAAAGGATGGCTACATGGCTCGGCAATTGCCATCCTTGTCGGGTTGGTTCTTGCATACATTGGAGGTGCCACAACGGGAGGAGAGAAAGGATTATCTGATATTGGACTCTTTACAGGTATCGGGTTGATGGGTGGCGGGATGCTACGGGATTTTGCCATTGTCGCTACCGCTTTTGGAGCTAACATCGAAGAGATTAAAAAAGCCGGATTCACAGGTGTCCTCTCCCTTTTCCTTGGCGTAATCGTTTCCTTTATTGTGGGTGTGGTCATTGCTTTAACATTCGGTTATACGGATGCAGTCAGTTTGACGACAATTGGGGCTGGAACTGCAACATACATAGTGGGACCAGTGACTGGGACTGCATTAGGAGCAAGTTCGGAGGTCATTACTTTAAGTATTGCAGCAGGCTTAGTCAAATCCATCCTGACAATGATCGGTACACCTTTCATCGCAAAATATATCGGTCTGGATAACCCTCGTTCAGCCATCGTATATGGTGGCCTTATGGGAACGACAAGTGGGGTAGCAGGAGGTTTGGCAGCTACAGATCCCAAATTGGTTCCTTATGGGGCGATGACCGCGACCTTTTATACAGGATTAGGATGTCTCTTAGCTCCATCAATTTTATTTATTATCACTAGATCTATATTCGGATAG
- the madL gene encoding malonate transporter subunit MadL, whose translation MVIYGVTLLAICMLAGAFIGDLLGAILGIEANVGGVGIAMLILVLVVDYLKKKKKLTVKSQEGVAFWSAMYIPIVIAMASQQNVFGAIDGGPLAILAGVAAVIVSWALVPLLSNIGKEKPNTISEELIGGNTDVRDAK comes from the coding sequence TTGGTTATTTATGGAGTCACTTTATTAGCGATTTGTATGTTGGCAGGTGCATTCATAGGTGATTTGTTAGGAGCGATTCTTGGAATTGAAGCTAATGTCGGTGGAGTCGGAATTGCGATGTTGATCCTTGTATTAGTGGTCGATTACTTGAAGAAGAAAAAGAAACTGACTGTTAAATCACAAGAAGGTGTGGCGTTCTGGAGTGCAATGTACATACCGATCGTCATTGCAATGGCATCCCAACAAAATGTTTTTGGTGCGATTGATGGAGGACCCCTTGCCATTTTGGCAGGAGTTGCAGCTGTAATTGTCAGCTGGGCACTAGTCCCTTTATTGAGTAATATCGGAAAAGAAAAACCGAATACGATCAGTGAGGAATTGATTGGAGGTAACACAGATGTTCGAGATGCTAAGTGA
- a CDS encoding GntR family transcriptional regulator has product MGRIDLSNNALSNHIAEHITEQIITGQLQPGEKLIESTYADEYGTSRAPVREAIFQLTVEGLVERIPRKGAVVKGYSESEIYDLLEIRTMLEDLAMKRISENGLDVNVLEEMENNLQKMEEVVEADQYTQLNHSFHMGLIDGSKSDVIKKMYSRLKLPLLRIQNLTFGEEGKIEKSIREHTTLVKLLKENNIQEATTVLNQHNRDVISNIKKFLFESEALKEKKA; this is encoded by the coding sequence ATGGGGAGAATCGATTTAAGTAATAATGCGTTATCCAACCATATTGCAGAACATATTACCGAACAGATCATCACTGGACAATTACAGCCTGGGGAAAAATTGATTGAAAGTACATATGCTGATGAGTACGGAACTAGTCGAGCCCCTGTGAGGGAAGCGATCTTCCAATTGACCGTAGAGGGCTTAGTAGAACGGATTCCTAGAAAAGGGGCGGTAGTGAAAGGATATAGTGAATCTGAAATCTATGATCTTTTAGAAATACGTACAATGCTGGAAGATTTGGCAATGAAGCGAATTTCTGAAAATGGGTTGGATGTGAACGTACTTGAGGAAATGGAAAATAACCTCCAAAAGATGGAGGAAGTTGTAGAAGCGGACCAATATACACAGCTGAATCATTCTTTTCATATGGGTCTTATCGATGGCAGTAAAAGTGATGTCATCAAGAAAATGTATTCAAGATTGAAGTTACCACTTTTAAGAATTCAGAACCTTACTTTTGGTGAGGAAGGGAAAATTGAGAAGTCCATTAGAGAGCATACGACATTAGTGAAGTTATTGAAAGAAAATAATATACAAGAAGCTACAACAGTCCTGAATCAGCACAATCGGGATGTGATTTCCAATATAAAGAAGTTTTTGTTTGAAAGTGAAGCGTTGAAAGAGAAGAAAGCATAA
- the mdcH gene encoding malonate decarboxylase subunit epsilon, translating to MAFLFPGQGSQQPEMLNTLPDHPIVNETIDEASEVLDENVKNLDDVQKLKSNRNVQVCLLIAGVATARMLKSEGVRPDMVAGHSVGAFGAAVTAAVLDFRDALLVVRRRGQWMEEAFPTGYGMGVISGLRKRKVEEILEGESGDNESVYLANMNSIDQFTISGTTEGVGHVLEVMRKEGAWKAERLNVNVPSHCPLMEKVAERLADILKDIPFQPPTVPYAGNRNARALRDTNAIKEDLAESVAHPVRWHDAVSLYYELGARLFLEVLPGRVLTDLNFQSFPTARSLSVCASGWQSAQILINRA from the coding sequence GTGGCTTTTTTGTTTCCAGGCCAAGGTTCCCAGCAACCGGAAATGCTCAACACACTTCCAGATCATCCTATCGTCAATGAAACGATCGATGAGGCAAGTGAAGTGTTGGATGAAAATGTCAAGAATCTCGATGATGTTCAAAAGCTTAAATCCAACCGTAACGTACAGGTTTGTTTACTGATTGCAGGTGTAGCAACGGCAAGAATGCTGAAATCAGAGGGAGTCAGACCAGATATGGTGGCTGGGCATTCTGTAGGTGCATTTGGAGCTGCAGTTACTGCAGCTGTATTGGATTTCCGTGATGCACTCCTTGTTGTAAGAAGGAGAGGTCAGTGGATGGAGGAAGCATTTCCGACCGGGTATGGTATGGGGGTCATCAGTGGTCTTCGAAAAAGGAAAGTTGAGGAGATCCTGGAAGGTGAATCAGGTGACAACGAATCAGTCTATCTCGCTAACATGAATTCTATTGATCAGTTCACCATTTCAGGGACGACAGAGGGGGTGGGTCATGTATTAGAGGTGATGAGAAAGGAAGGAGCCTGGAAAGCTGAGCGATTGAATGTAAATGTACCATCCCACTGTCCGTTGATGGAAAAAGTAGCAGAACGATTGGCTGATATTTTAAAAGACATTCCATTTCAACCTCCTACCGTACCATATGCAGGGAACAGGAATGCCAGAGCATTACGTGACACCAATGCAATAAAGGAAGATCTGGCAGAAAGTGTAGCTCATCCTGTCAGATGGCATGATGCCGTTTCTTTGTATTATGAGTTGGGTGCACGACTATTTCTTGAAGTTCTGCCAGGGCGTGTATTAACTGATCTTAATTTTCAGTCTTTCCCTACAGCACGTTCTCTTTCGGTTTGTGCCAGTGGATGGCAATCAGCCCAAATTCTAATCAACCGTGCCTGA
- the mdcA gene encoding malonate decarboxylase subunit alpha: protein MFGVEQRTKSRSWTTRRDAKAERIAGTAEITSGKVIPTERITETMERLIKPGDRVLLEGNNQKQASFLSSALNEVDSNKVHDLHMIMSSISRPEHLDLFENGIANKVDFAYAGPQSLRIAQMLEDKQLAMGEIHTYLELYSRLFVDLIPSVALVAAEKADAEGNLYTGANTEETPTLVEAAAFKDGIVIAQVNELVDELPRVDIPGSWIDFVVVADRPLVLEPLFTRDPRHITELQILMAMMTIRGVYERHEVQSLNHGIGYNTGAIELLLPTYGEQLGLKGKICKHWALNPHPTLIPAIESGWVESIHCFGGEVGMEDYIAARPDVFFTGRDGSLRSNRTLSQLAGQYAVDLFVGSTLQMDRDGNSSTVTSGRLAGFGGAPNMGHDPRGRRHSTPAWLNMMTSDDPLARGKKLVVQVVETFQSGNAPVFVESLDAIDVGREAELATTPVMIYGDDVTHVVTEEGIAYLYKATSMEERREAIAAVAGVTPIGLEHDMKRTDKLRNKGLVALPEDLGIRRTEAKRSLLAARSVEELVEWSDGLYQPPAKFRSW, encoded by the coding sequence ATGTTTGGAGTAGAACAAAGGACGAAAAGTCGATCGTGGACGACGAGACGGGATGCAAAGGCTGAACGTATTGCTGGAACCGCTGAAATCACTTCTGGGAAGGTCATACCGACCGAGCGGATAACCGAGACGATGGAAAGACTGATTAAGCCTGGAGATCGGGTCCTCCTTGAGGGGAATAATCAGAAACAGGCATCATTTCTTTCTTCTGCGCTTAATGAAGTGGATTCTAACAAAGTACATGATTTACATATGATCATGTCCAGTATTTCCCGGCCAGAACATTTGGACCTCTTCGAAAATGGAATCGCAAACAAAGTGGATTTTGCTTATGCAGGCCCCCAGAGTCTACGGATCGCGCAAATGCTAGAGGATAAACAACTTGCAATGGGGGAAATCCATACGTATTTAGAGTTATACAGCCGATTGTTTGTAGACCTCATTCCATCAGTCGCACTCGTTGCTGCTGAAAAAGCGGATGCTGAAGGGAACCTTTATACAGGAGCAAATACGGAGGAGACTCCTACTCTCGTAGAAGCAGCAGCTTTCAAGGATGGAATCGTCATCGCCCAGGTGAACGAATTGGTGGATGAGTTACCAAGAGTTGATATTCCTGGTTCATGGATCGATTTTGTTGTGGTTGCTGACCGTCCACTTGTATTGGAACCGCTCTTCACCAGGGATCCTCGCCATATTACGGAACTTCAAATCTTGATGGCGATGATGACGATCCGAGGCGTTTATGAGCGGCATGAGGTTCAATCGCTTAATCATGGAATCGGTTATAACACCGGTGCAATTGAATTATTGCTGCCGACATACGGGGAACAGCTTGGCTTGAAAGGGAAGATCTGTAAGCATTGGGCGTTGAACCCTCATCCCACTTTGATTCCTGCAATTGAGAGCGGATGGGTGGAGAGTATTCATTGTTTTGGTGGAGAAGTCGGTATGGAGGATTACATCGCTGCAAGACCAGATGTCTTCTTCACTGGAAGAGATGGAAGCCTGCGATCGAATCGAACACTTTCACAATTGGCAGGGCAATATGCAGTGGATTTATTTGTAGGATCCACCCTCCAGATGGATCGGGATGGAAATTCATCAACAGTTACATCTGGACGACTGGCCGGGTTCGGCGGTGCCCCGAATATGGGTCATGATCCGAGGGGGAGAAGACATTCTACACCAGCCTGGTTGAATATGATGACCTCTGACGATCCGCTTGCAAGAGGAAAGAAGCTGGTCGTCCAAGTAGTCGAAACCTTCCAATCCGGAAACGCCCCTGTTTTTGTAGAATCATTGGATGCGATCGATGTGGGAAGAGAAGCTGAATTGGCGACAACACCAGTGATGATCTATGGCGATGATGTCACGCATGTGGTCACTGAAGAAGGCATTGCGTATTTGTATAAAGCGACGAGCATGGAAGAACGTAGGGAAGCAATTGCAGCAGTAGCGGGTGTTACCCCGATAGGACTGGAGCATGACATGAAACGGACGGACAAGTTACGAAACAAGGGCCTAGTCGCTTTACCTGAAGACCTTGGAATCCGAAGGACGGAAGCGAAGCGTTCCCTTTTAGCTGCCAGAAGTGTGGAAGAACTCGTCGAGTGGTCAGATGGATTGTATCAACCACCTGCAAAATTCCGGAGCTGGTGA
- a CDS encoding triphosphoribosyl-dephospho-CoA synthase codes for MTRETADQYSRVLADLAVGALIDEAELTPKPGLVDKQDSGSHADMDLELMIKSANGLYDTFAEIGCVSYRQMPTQELREKIARIGRVGEEKMLQTTGGVNTHKGAIWALGLLIASTAVHSPYTNVEQIAGTAGKLARFEDRYAPFVSTNGSVAKQRYGVSGAKGEAQRGFPHVIEVALPALEKARQKGLSERFSRLDTLIALYKHVDDTCILHRGGKKALHVTKWGAEKIMNNGGVSTSEGWKALAELDQTLMQYGVSPGGSADLLAAALFLDSVENRLDIKLNELNAEVTL; via the coding sequence ATGACACGTGAAACTGCGGATCAATACAGTAGAGTACTAGCTGATCTAGCTGTCGGGGCATTGATCGATGAAGCTGAACTGACGCCAAAACCAGGACTTGTCGACAAACAGGATAGTGGATCGCATGCCGATATGGACCTTGAGCTTATGATCAAGTCTGCCAATGGATTGTATGATACCTTCGCAGAAATTGGATGCGTTTCTTATAGGCAAATGCCTACACAGGAACTCCGTGAAAAAATTGCAAGGATCGGCCGAGTTGGTGAAGAAAAAATGCTGCAAACCACAGGAGGTGTCAACACACATAAAGGAGCAATCTGGGCTCTCGGGTTACTTATAGCGAGTACTGCAGTCCATTCACCTTACACAAATGTGGAACAGATTGCTGGCACAGCAGGGAAACTTGCTCGTTTTGAGGATCGATATGCTCCTTTTGTTTCCACCAACGGTTCGGTCGCCAAACAACGCTATGGTGTTTCTGGAGCAAAGGGGGAAGCCCAACGAGGGTTTCCTCATGTCATCGAAGTTGCTTTACCAGCATTAGAGAAGGCGAGGCAAAAAGGACTTTCAGAACGTTTTTCAAGATTGGATACGTTGATTGCCCTGTATAAGCATGTCGATGATACATGCATTCTCCATAGGGGAGGGAAGAAGGCATTGCACGTAACAAAATGGGGAGCGGAAAAAATCATGAACAATGGTGGGGTTTCCACATCTGAAGGATGGAAAGCACTCGCTGAACTTGATCAAACCTTGATGCAATATGGCGTTTCACCTGGCGGAAGCGCTGATTTATTAGCAGCTGCACTGTTTCTTGACAGTGTTGAAAATCGACTGGACATAAAGTTGAATGAACTGAATGCTGAAGTTACCTTGTAG
- a CDS encoding malonate decarboxylase subunit delta — MDTIYFEFPANKPLNNRAHVGVVGSGDLEILLEPTDEPLAKLTVRTGTTGFDRTWQLVLERFFLENDVAANIKINDFGATPGVVKLRLAQAVEVSRNDVEHVES, encoded by the coding sequence ATGGACACGATTTATTTTGAATTTCCTGCTAACAAGCCATTGAATAATCGAGCACATGTCGGAGTAGTTGGTTCAGGTGATCTGGAAATCTTACTTGAACCAACAGATGAACCACTTGCGAAGTTGACCGTGAGGACAGGGACGACGGGATTCGATCGAACATGGCAGCTCGTCCTTGAGCGGTTTTTCCTGGAAAATGATGTAGCAGCGAACATCAAGATCAATGATTTCGGTGCCACCCCAGGTGTTGTGAAGTTACGACTAGCTCAAGCGGTGGAGGTGAGTCGGAATGACGTTGAACATGTTGAAAGCTAG
- the mdcD gene encoding biotin-independent malonate decarboxylase subunit beta, protein MTLNMLKASLVELDARSRAKAIVDAGSFRELLGPFDQLESPHLEAQGIVPQSDDGVIVARGDIDREPAVIISIEGDFQGGGIGEVSGAKIAGAFELALRDNKNGIRVRPVLIFDTGGVRLQEANYGLLSIAEIGSAIIELRNYIPVVGLIPGKIGSFGGMSITAGLFSKLIITREARLALNGPEVIEQEAGLEEFDSQNRQQVWQTIGGEQRVAGGLADMLVEDDIPSIKEAIHAVFAKVESEKPRSAQVECYRNFLRSVDPSKEIEPIDVRNLWKRIVHGTSESTPIEQGTENTPNTRGYQWFETLTGTTTRHSEVQSVLCSDRELCGKNTRFIAVVPNSNSRFPRARNGEVGLEEGWAIAECVREAIEEDRYGEKRAIVAIVDVPSQAYGYREELLGIHQSCAAAVDAYATARKEGHPIISLIVGKAISGAFLAHGMQANRILALDDDEVNVHVMSKKSAARITRRSIVELEKATEKVPAMAYDIHSFSTLGALYEMIDGVDADSPDIEESKKVEERIIKAISDVKSGSTGIEHRLEHSGRKASILVRERLEEQW, encoded by the coding sequence ATGACGTTGAACATGTTGAAAGCTAGTTTAGTAGAGTTGGATGCCCGGAGTCGAGCAAAGGCCATTGTAGATGCAGGATCCTTTCGCGAACTGCTTGGTCCTTTTGATCAATTGGAGTCACCTCATTTGGAAGCACAGGGAATTGTACCGCAAAGTGATGACGGTGTCATTGTCGCCAGGGGGGACATAGATCGTGAACCCGCTGTCATCATTTCAATTGAGGGCGACTTTCAAGGGGGTGGAATCGGGGAGGTATCAGGTGCGAAAATTGCTGGTGCCTTTGAGCTGGCTTTACGTGACAACAAAAATGGGATCCGTGTACGTCCTGTCCTGATTTTCGATACGGGTGGCGTCCGTCTGCAGGAAGCCAATTACGGGCTTCTTTCAATCGCCGAAATCGGATCTGCCATCATTGAACTGCGAAACTATATCCCCGTTGTCGGATTGATACCAGGAAAGATCGGTTCATTCGGGGGAATGTCCATTACAGCAGGGTTATTCAGTAAATTGATCATAACCCGGGAAGCCCGTTTAGCTTTGAATGGACCCGAAGTAATCGAACAGGAAGCAGGTCTCGAAGAATTCGATTCTCAAAATAGACAACAGGTCTGGCAGACGATCGGAGGAGAGCAGCGGGTTGCAGGAGGACTTGCAGACATGCTGGTTGAAGATGATATTCCTTCAATAAAAGAAGCGATTCATGCTGTATTTGCTAAAGTCGAATCTGAAAAACCGAGGAGTGCTCAAGTCGAGTGTTACAGGAATTTTTTGAGATCGGTTGATCCGTCAAAAGAGATTGAACCTATCGATGTGCGAAATCTCTGGAAACGGATTGTTCATGGTACATCCGAATCAACGCCAATTGAACAAGGAACTGAAAACACCCCAAATACTAGAGGATATCAATGGTTCGAAACGTTAACCGGTACAACCACTAGACACTCGGAAGTACAGTCCGTTCTTTGCTCTGACAGGGAACTGTGTGGAAAAAACACCCGTTTTATTGCGGTCGTACCGAACTCGAACAGCCGCTTTCCCCGAGCGCGAAATGGGGAGGTAGGCTTAGAAGAAGGATGGGCTATTGCAGAATGTGTCCGTGAAGCAATTGAAGAAGATCGATATGGAGAAAAGCGCGCAATCGTTGCTATTGTGGATGTACCAAGCCAGGCATATGGATATCGCGAAGAATTGTTGGGCATTCACCAATCATGTGCTGCTGCGGTAGATGCTTATGCCACTGCCAGAAAAGAAGGACATCCGATCATAAGCCTTATTGTGGGAAAGGCTATTTCAGGAGCCTTCTTAGCTCATGGGATGCAGGCAAACAGAATATTGGCGCTTGATGATGATGAAGTCAATGTACATGTCATGTCCAAGAAATCGGCTGCAAGAATTACACGCCGTTCAATTGTGGAATTGGAAAAAGCCACAGAAAAAGTTCCTGCTATGGCCTATGATATCCATTCCTTTTCTACATTAGGTGCACTGTATGAAATGATTGATGGTGTTGATGCAGACTCTCCTGACATAGAAGAGTCTAAGAAGGTTGAAGAGCGAATCATCAAGGCAATATCCGATGTGAAAAGTGGATCAACAGGTATTGAACATCGCTTGGAGCACAGTGGACGTAAAGCATCCATTTTAGTACGAGAAAGGCTGGAAGAACAATGGTGA
- a CDS encoding malonate decarboxylase holo-ACP synthase, translated as MVIQPHDLLKLKKENQLMKTEGLPEWLSRSVSDVRFVVVRREPIVDGNIPIGVRGKSRNERFGTFIPFDDIIECVTPEQLAAQRKWKSHPHYDDYDLFQSLDLVESILQKYRLLWGPTGSVGFQLASGQHTVTETSDLDIIIRANEIPINMAESIISEFQQAKVRIDPLIEMQHGAVSLIEYSKQNQPFLIRTLEGPKLITIV; from the coding sequence ATGGTGATCCAGCCGCATGATTTACTGAAACTCAAAAAAGAAAATCAGTTGATGAAAACAGAAGGTTTACCAGAGTGGCTGTCCCGATCAGTATCAGATGTTCGCTTCGTAGTGGTAAGACGGGAACCAATAGTCGATGGAAATATTCCGATTGGTGTTCGAGGGAAGTCAAGGAATGAAAGATTTGGTACGTTCATACCTTTTGATGACATAATCGAGTGTGTCACCCCGGAACAATTGGCCGCACAGCGAAAGTGGAAAAGTCATCCACACTATGATGACTACGATTTATTTCAATCATTGGATCTAGTTGAGTCAATACTGCAAAAGTATAGACTATTATGGGGTCCGACAGGTAGTGTTGGATTTCAATTAGCAAGTGGCCAACATACGGTTACTGAAACGAGTGACCTGGATATCATCATACGGGCAAACGAAATCCCGATCAATATGGCTGAATCGATTATTTCTGAATTTCAACAAGCGAAGGTAAGAATCGATCCTTTAATAGAAATGCAACACGGAGCGGTTTCCTTGATTGAATATTCTAAGCAGAATCAACCTTTTTTGATTCGGACCTTAGAAGGGCCTAAGTTGATAACCATTGTGTAA
- a CDS encoding P1 family peptidase — MKGQKRIRDYGVKIGKLEPGKLNAITDVEGVTVGHVTLADGDVQTGVTAILPHQGKLFRDKLIASSYVINGYGKTVGSIQIDELGTLETPILLTNTSSIGIVADALIEYMLKDNPEIGRETGTVNPVVGECNDMYLNDIRARSITKEHVFEAIENSSAEFEEGSVGAGRGTLACSIKGGIGTASRKMEMEHGTYTIGVLVQSNFGMLSDFRVDGKAVGIELRDAILNVKEEKDKGSIMMIVATDLPVSARQLNRILKRTVTGLARTGSTIGNGSGDIALAFSTATRIPHKKPDHLLSIPTIHEGDMDLAFRAVGEAVEEAILNSMITAEKVVGRDGNERPTLKDLLEAHKINLI; from the coding sequence ATGAAGGGTCAGAAACGGATACGGGATTATGGTGTGAAAATCGGGAAGCTGGAGCCTGGAAAGCTCAATGCGATCACGGATGTGGAAGGTGTGACGGTCGGCCATGTGACGCTTGCGGATGGGGATGTGCAGACGGGTGTAACGGCGATTCTTCCCCATCAGGGGAAACTATTTCGTGATAAATTGATTGCCTCAAGCTATGTGATCAATGGTTATGGAAAGACGGTGGGGTCGATCCAGATTGATGAACTGGGGACGTTGGAAACACCGATCCTATTGACGAATACATCGAGTATCGGTATCGTTGCCGATGCGCTTATCGAATATATGCTGAAGGATAATCCTGAAATCGGACGTGAGACAGGTACAGTCAATCCGGTTGTGGGTGAATGTAATGATATGTATTTGAATGATATTCGGGCTCGGTCCATCACGAAGGAGCATGTTTTCGAGGCGATCGAGAATTCTTCCGCTGAATTTGAAGAAGGGTCAGTCGGTGCTGGACGCGGGACGCTCGCCTGTTCCATAAAAGGCGGAATCGGCACCGCTTCACGAAAAATGGAGATGGAGCATGGGACGTATACGATAGGTGTTCTTGTCCAATCGAACTTTGGGATGCTCAGTGATTTTAGGGTTGACGGGAAAGCGGTAGGTATTGAGCTGAGAGATGCCATTTTGAATGTAAAGGAGGAAAAGGATAAAGGGTCAATCATGATGATTGTCGCAACGGATCTCCCTGTTTCCGCACGACAGTTGAACCGGATATTGAAACGCACAGTTACAGGGCTTGCACGAACTGGATCTACGATTGGAAACGGAAGCGGTGATATCGCACTCGCGTTCTCGACAGCGACCAGGATCCCGCATAAGAAACCGGACCACCTCCTCTCCATTCCGACGATCCATGAAGGTGATATGGACCTCGCTTTCCGTGCAGTAGGGGAAGCGGTTGAGGAAGCCATTCTGAACTCGATGATCACTGCTGAAAAAGTCGTAGGTCGGGATGGGAATGAACGGCCGACTCTGAAGGATTTGCTTGAAGCACATAAAATTAATTTAATATAA
- a CDS encoding LLM class flavin-dependent oxidoreductase: MNFGIYVEMQNPEQNNKPHAQVYQEIMEQIEHADKRGFSTFNTLEHHWFEEFSISANPMALYAAAAQRTKDIRFRTCSHVLPLHNPMVFAGQVAVTDILTEGRFEFAVGRGHAWVFPKASIPLEESRERFIESLEILEKALEEKEFSYQGKHFNVQNVKVVPRPTKKPRIFTGGASNHNYELAGKKGWGVLITPMLPLEHVMGQLDIYRKSCKEHGNTPDIVYVQAMYLDDDGERARKEAEPYILQFMKGNVSPMSDLPSKEELVNKDFGFYASGALESLAEIPYHKLLNDEYVWVGSPDEVKEKVTKVIEKCPDLSEIALLCSYAGIEHWKTIRTQDLFSQQIMPAFQKEKEKVLVP, from the coding sequence ATGAATTTTGGAATCTATGTGGAAATGCAGAATCCTGAACAAAACAACAAGCCTCATGCACAGGTTTATCAGGAAATCATGGAACAGATCGAACATGCAGATAAAAGAGGTTTTAGTACTTTCAATACGTTAGAACATCATTGGTTTGAAGAGTTTTCAATATCCGCTAATCCTATGGCTCTATATGCTGCCGCTGCTCAAAGAACCAAGGATATTCGCTTTCGGACTTGTTCTCACGTTTTACCTTTACACAACCCAATGGTCTTTGCTGGGCAGGTGGCTGTAACAGATATCTTAACAGAGGGTAGGTTTGAATTTGCTGTTGGACGAGGACACGCTTGGGTATTCCCGAAGGCTTCCATACCTCTAGAAGAATCGAGGGAACGTTTTATCGAATCTCTTGAAATTCTTGAAAAAGCCTTAGAAGAAAAAGAGTTTTCTTATCAAGGTAAACATTTCAATGTGCAAAACGTAAAGGTAGTTCCCCGCCCGACCAAGAAACCAAGGATCTTTACAGGGGGAGCAAGCAATCATAACTATGAATTAGCAGGAAAGAAAGGATGGGGTGTTCTTATTACCCCTATGTTACCGCTAGAACATGTAATGGGCCAATTAGATATTTATCGCAAGTCTTGTAAAGAACATGGGAATACACCTGATATCGTTTATGTTCAAGCGATGTATCTTGACGATGACGGTGAAAGAGCCCGGAAGGAAGCTGAACCATACATTTTGCAATTCATGAAAGGCAACGTTTCTCCTATGTCAGACCTTCCATCTAAAGAGGAATTGGTAAATAAAGACTTTGGTTTTTATGCAAGTGGTGCACTGGAATCGTTGGCAGAAATCCCGTATCACAAATTACTGAATGACGAATACGTATGGGTTGGATCTCCAGATGAAGTAAAAGAAAAAGTGACGAAAGTGATTGAAAAATGTCCAGACTTGTCTGAAATTGCACTTTTATGCTCTTATGCTGGAATTGAACATTGGAAAACAATCCGGACCCAGGATTTATTCAGTCAACAAATCATGCCAGCGTTCCAAAAGGAAAAAGAAAAAGTATTAGTACCTTAA